The Amycolatopsis sp. DG1A-15b genome window below encodes:
- a CDS encoding DUF6545 domain-containing protein, whose translation MERIGGIVECRDGLVRIGPYLVRTDTAADLPSRLQQALAAHAAGEPVSTKAVPVALPEGDGLDADVRELVQLARGLETRGAG comes from the coding sequence GTGGAACGCATCGGCGGTATCGTCGAATGCCGCGACGGCCTGGTCCGGATCGGCCCATACCTGGTGCGGACCGACACCGCAGCCGATCTTCCGAGCCGTCTGCAGCAGGCGCTCGCCGCCCACGCGGCCGGCGAGCCGGTTTCGACCAAAGCGGTCCCTGTGGCGTTGCCGGAGGGCGACGGGCTGGACGCTGACGTCCGCGAGCTGGTGCAACTGGCGCGAGGCTTGGAGACGAGGGGAGCGGGATGA